The following nucleotide sequence is from Streptomyces sp. NBC_00239.
CCTCGACGGCGCGACCTCCGTGTTCCTGTACGCCGAGCCGGCCGCTGCCGACGCCTTCCTCAAGGAAGCCGGCGCCGCGGGAGTGGAGCACATCGTGCTGCTCTCCTCCTCGTCCGTCCTTGCACACGACGCCGAGGACAACGCACTGGCCGCCTCCCACCTGGACGCCGAGCGGGCGCTGCTCGCCTCGCCGATCCGCTCCACCCTGCTGCGCCCCGGCGCCTTCGCCTCCAACTCCCGCGGCTGGGCCCGGAGCATCGCGTCCGGCGACCCCGTGCGGATGCCCTACCCCGGCGCGCACAGCGACCCCGTCCACGAGGCCGACATCGCCGAGGCGGCCTTCGCGGTGCTCACCGACCCCGCCCTCGGCGGCCGCGCCCACACCCTCACCGGGCCGCACTCGCTCACCTTCGCCACCCAGCTCGCGCTCATCGCCGCGGCCCTCGGCCGCCCCATCCCCGTCGAGACCGTCACCCCCGACGTGTGGAAGTCCGATGTCGAGGCCTTCGTCCCCGCTCCCTACGCCGATGCGCTGCTCGACCACTGGGCAGCCCACGACGGCCTGCCCGTCGCCATATCCGACGGCGTCGAGCAGCTCACGGGCCACCCGGCCCGGTCCTTCGAGGCCTGGGTCGACGACCACCTCGCCGACTTCCGGGCCCACTGACCGGGCCGCCGGAGAACTGTGCCGCTGTCATCCTTTGACGGCTCCCTGCATGATGCCGCCCACGATCTGGCGGCCGAAGAGGACGAAGACGAGAAGAAGGGGGAGGGTGCCGAGCAGGGCGCCGGCCATGATGACCGACTGGTCGGGGATGTAGCCCCGGCCCAGGCCCGTCAGGGCCACCTGCACGGTCGGGCTGCCGTTCTGGGTCAGCGCGATCACCGGCCAGAAGAAGTCGTTCCAGGCCATCACGAAGGTCAGCATCCCGAGCACCGCCATCGCCGGCCGGGCCACCGGGAACACCACGTGCCACACCACGCGCAGCGAACTCGCGCCGTCCACCCGCGCGGCCTCGACGAGCTCCGCGGGCAGCGCCTGGGCCAGGTACTGGCGCATGAAGAACACCCCGAAGGCGGACACCAGGGCCGGCAGCACCACCGCCTGGAGATGGTCCGTCCAGGAAAGCTCCGCGATCAGCATGTAGAGGGGGACCACACTCAGCTGCGGCGGCACCAGCATGGTGCCGACCACCAGCACGAGCAGCAGCCGCTGCCCGCGGAAGCGCAGCCGGGCGAAGGCGAAGCCCGCCAGCGTCGAGAAGACCACCGTGCCGGCTGCGACGGTGCCCGCGACCACTGCCGTGTTCAGCAGGGCCGTGCCCATGTTGGCGTCCGTCCACGCCACGGACAGGTTGCGCCCCAGATTGCCGCCGAACCAGAACGGCGGCGGGGTCTGCGCCAGCCGGGTGTTGTTCCGCGAGGCCGCGATCGCCGTCCACACCAGGGGAAAGAGGGAGCCGAGAGTGAAGAGACCGAGAACCACGTAGGTGAGCCGGCCAGCCTTGAGCGCTCTCACCGGCCCTCACCCCGCCCCCGCAGCAGCCGAACCGCCCCGCCCACCAGCACCAGGATCAGGAACATCGCCCACGCGATCGCGGAGGCCCGCCCCAGGTGCAGGTTCACCCAGCCCTGCTCGTACAGGTACAGCCCCAGGGTCTGGAACTGGTGGTCGGCGCCGCCGGTCGCGCCGCCGCCCCCGTTGAAGAGCAGCGGCTCGCCGAACAGCTGGGTCGCACCGATCGTCGAGACCACGCAGGTGAACAGGATCGTCGGACGCAGAGAGGGGATCGTGACGTGAAGGAACTGCTGGAA
It contains:
- a CDS encoding carbohydrate ABC transporter permease, whose product is MRALKAGRLTYVVLGLFTLGSLFPLVWTAIAASRNNTRLAQTPPPFWFGGNLGRNLSVAWTDANMGTALLNTAVVAGTVAAGTVVFSTLAGFAFARLRFRGQRLLLVLVVGTMLVPPQLSVVPLYMLIAELSWTDHLQAVVLPALVSAFGVFFMRQYLAQALPAELVEAARVDGASSLRVVWHVVFPVARPAMAVLGMLTFVMAWNDFFWPVIALTQNGSPTVQVALTGLGRGYIPDQSVIMAGALLGTLPLLLVFVLFGRQIVGGIMQGAVKG
- a CDS encoding NAD(P)H-binding protein, giving the protein MTTLVTGSRGAVARGLAGLLQEAGLPHRLASRDPQDPGTVRCDLTDPGTFPAALDGATSVFLYAEPAAADAFLKEAGAAGVEHIVLLSSSSVLAHDAEDNALAASHLDAERALLASPIRSTLLRPGAFASNSRGWARSIASGDPVRMPYPGAHSDPVHEADIAEAAFAVLTDPALGGRAHTLTGPHSLTFATQLALIAAALGRPIPVETVTPDVWKSDVEAFVPAPYADALLDHWAAHDGLPVAISDGVEQLTGHPARSFEAWVDDHLADFRAH